The Chroicocephalus ridibundus chromosome 3, bChrRid1.1, whole genome shotgun sequence genome has a segment encoding these proteins:
- the EIF2AK2 gene encoding interferon-induced, double-stranded RNA-activated protein kinase isoform X1: MMERVEREYMEKINHYCQKNKRILHYADIGMTGPSHDPEFTVMVKIDNIEYGTGTGKNKKEAKAAAAKKTWEMIENEAESPSTMQVAGLNTSPVTLAPSPATDYVSLLNTYSQRTSQKVDYPKRNCPGAAHAPMFSFSCTISGVLYGIGTGPSVPAARQAAAKQALENLNREGSLTMENEKSNSISTFSDHSNSSQVPTQSDCNSICSEVSATKLEEKMKDMAVCEKPSPSQRNAESSALKPKRKLAVNFDNARNKEEKKKMAESDESFTDVGTNTSGENQSLYTVNERFLESFENIEPIGDGGFGNVFKATGRLDKRTYAVKRVRFTKNVLREVEGLAKLQHENIVRYFWSWEGYDHVIDPYTRQMSDQKIHCLFIQMELCEQGPLDNWIEKNRQNQKYHKMAQNIFLQIVKGVKYIHSEGLIHRDLKPQNIFISHEEKIKIGDFGLVTSVAYGTLTRNRGTESYMAPEQFGDKYGKEVDIYALGLIWFEILSAVSRHEKSKIWEDVREGNLSKSFTNRFPTEAPIIKKMLSKDPSGRYSASEILDFYECAQKVNSFKTHTR; encoded by the exons ATGATGGAACGTGTGGAACGTGAGTATATGGAGAAGATCAACCATTACTGTCAAAAGAATAAACGTATACTGCATTATGCCGACATCGGGATGACTGGCCCATCTCATGATCCTGA GTTCACAGTTATGGTTAAAATAGACAATATAGAATATGGTACAGGCACTGGtaaaaataagaaggaagcaaaagcagcagcagcaaaaaaaacctgGGAAATGATTGAGAATGAG GCAGAGAGTCCTTCAACTATGCAAGTTGCAGGATTAAATACAAGTCCAGTGACCTTAGCGCCTTCACCAGCCACTGACTATGTCAGCCTACTAAATACTTATTCACAAAGGACGTCACAAAAAGTTGATTATCCTAAGAGAAACTGTCCTGGAGCCGCCCACGCTCCCAT GTTTTCTTTTAGCTGTACAATTAGTGGTGTTTTGTATGGAATTGGTACTGGACCTTCTGTACCTGCTGCAAGACAAGCTGCTGCAAAACAAGCACTTGAGAATCTAAATCGCGAAGGTTCTCTAACA atggaaaatgaaaaatctaaCAGCATTTCTACATTTAGTGATCATAGTAATTCCTCTCAAGTGCCAACTCAGTCTGACTGCAA CAGTATTTGCTCTGAAGTCTCAGCTACAAAgttggaagaaaaaatgaaagacatgGCAGTATGTGAAAAGCCTTCACCTTCTCAG AGAAACGCAGAAAGTTCTGCCCTGAAACCCAAAAG AAAATTGGCAGTTAATTTTGATAATGCaagaaacaaggaagagaaaaaaaagatggcagaGTCAGATGAAAGTTTCACAGATGTGGGCACAAATACCAGTGGGGAGAATCAAAGTCTATACACCGTGAATGAAAG atttcttgaGAGTTTTGAAAATATAGAGCCCATTGGCGACGGTGGTTTTGGGAACGTTTTCAAAGCAACAGGAAGGCTTGATAAGAGAACCTATGCAGTCAAACGAGTTAGGTTCACAAA GAATGTACTGCGTGAAGTAGAAGGACTGGCAAAACTTCAGCATGAAAACATAGTGCGGTATTTTTGGAGCTGGGAAGGGTATGACCATGTAATTGATCCATACACAAG GCAGATGTCAGACCAAAAAATTCACTGTCTTTTCATCCAAATGGAATTATGTGAACAAGGGCCACTGGATAACTGGATTGAAAAGAATAGACAAAATCAAAAGTATCACAAGATggcacaaaacatatttttacaaATAGTGAAAGGAGTGAAATATATCCATTCTGAAGGGTTAATTCATCGAGACCTCAAG cCTCAGAATATATTCATATCgcatgaagagaaaataaaaataggagaCTTTGGTCTTGTGACTTCTGTGGCATACGGGACTCTGACTAGGAACAGAGGAACAGAATCATATATGGCACCAGAACAG TTTGGGGACAAATACGGAAAGGAAGTAGATATTTATGCACTGGGATTAATTTGGTTTGAAATTCTTTCGGCAGTTAGTCGTCATGAGAAAAGTAAG ATATGGGAAGATGTTAGAGAAGGTAATCTTTCAAAGAGCTTCACCAACCGCTTTCCAACAGAG gCACCCATAATCAAAAAGATGCTTTCAAAAGACCCTTCAGGAAGATACTCTGCATCTGAAATACTTGACTTTTATGAGTGTGCTCAGAAAGTCAACTCATTTAAAACTCATACTCGGTAA
- the EIF2AK2 gene encoding interferon-induced, double-stranded RNA-activated protein kinase isoform X2 — translation MMERVEREYMEKINHYCQKNKRILHYADIGMTGPSHDPEFTVMVKIDNIEYGTGTGKNKKEAKAAAAKKTWEMIENEAESPSTMQVAGLNTSPVTLAPSPATDYVSLLNTYSQRTSQKVDYPKRNCPGAAHAPMFSFSCTISGVLYGIGTGPSVPAARQAAAKQALENLNREGSLTMENEKSNSISTFSDHSNSSQVPTQSDCNSICSEVSATKLEEKMKDMAVCEKPSPSQRNAESSALKPKRKLAVNFDNARNKEEKKKMAESDESFTDVGTNTSGENQSLYTVNERNVLREVEGLAKLQHENIVRYFWSWEGYDHVIDPYTRQMSDQKIHCLFIQMELCEQGPLDNWIEKNRQNQKYHKMAQNIFLQIVKGVKYIHSEGLIHRDLKPQNIFISHEEKIKIGDFGLVTSVAYGTLTRNRGTESYMAPEQFGDKYGKEVDIYALGLIWFEILSAVSRHEKSKIWEDVREGNLSKSFTNRFPTEAPIIKKMLSKDPSGRYSASEILDFYECAQKVNSFKTHTR, via the exons ATGATGGAACGTGTGGAACGTGAGTATATGGAGAAGATCAACCATTACTGTCAAAAGAATAAACGTATACTGCATTATGCCGACATCGGGATGACTGGCCCATCTCATGATCCTGA GTTCACAGTTATGGTTAAAATAGACAATATAGAATATGGTACAGGCACTGGtaaaaataagaaggaagcaaaagcagcagcagcaaaaaaaacctgGGAAATGATTGAGAATGAG GCAGAGAGTCCTTCAACTATGCAAGTTGCAGGATTAAATACAAGTCCAGTGACCTTAGCGCCTTCACCAGCCACTGACTATGTCAGCCTACTAAATACTTATTCACAAAGGACGTCACAAAAAGTTGATTATCCTAAGAGAAACTGTCCTGGAGCCGCCCACGCTCCCAT GTTTTCTTTTAGCTGTACAATTAGTGGTGTTTTGTATGGAATTGGTACTGGACCTTCTGTACCTGCTGCAAGACAAGCTGCTGCAAAACAAGCACTTGAGAATCTAAATCGCGAAGGTTCTCTAACA atggaaaatgaaaaatctaaCAGCATTTCTACATTTAGTGATCATAGTAATTCCTCTCAAGTGCCAACTCAGTCTGACTGCAA CAGTATTTGCTCTGAAGTCTCAGCTACAAAgttggaagaaaaaatgaaagacatgGCAGTATGTGAAAAGCCTTCACCTTCTCAG AGAAACGCAGAAAGTTCTGCCCTGAAACCCAAAAG AAAATTGGCAGTTAATTTTGATAATGCaagaaacaaggaagagaaaaaaaagatggcagaGTCAGATGAAAGTTTCACAGATGTGGGCACAAATACCAGTGGGGAGAATCAAAGTCTATACACCGTGAATGAAAG GAATGTACTGCGTGAAGTAGAAGGACTGGCAAAACTTCAGCATGAAAACATAGTGCGGTATTTTTGGAGCTGGGAAGGGTATGACCATGTAATTGATCCATACACAAG GCAGATGTCAGACCAAAAAATTCACTGTCTTTTCATCCAAATGGAATTATGTGAACAAGGGCCACTGGATAACTGGATTGAAAAGAATAGACAAAATCAAAAGTATCACAAGATggcacaaaacatatttttacaaATAGTGAAAGGAGTGAAATATATCCATTCTGAAGGGTTAATTCATCGAGACCTCAAG cCTCAGAATATATTCATATCgcatgaagagaaaataaaaataggagaCTTTGGTCTTGTGACTTCTGTGGCATACGGGACTCTGACTAGGAACAGAGGAACAGAATCATATATGGCACCAGAACAG TTTGGGGACAAATACGGAAAGGAAGTAGATATTTATGCACTGGGATTAATTTGGTTTGAAATTCTTTCGGCAGTTAGTCGTCATGAGAAAAGTAAG ATATGGGAAGATGTTAGAGAAGGTAATCTTTCAAAGAGCTTCACCAACCGCTTTCCAACAGAG gCACCCATAATCAAAAAGATGCTTTCAAAAGACCCTTCAGGAAGATACTCTGCATCTGAAATACTTGACTTTTATGAGTGTGCTCAGAAAGTCAACTCATTTAAAACTCATACTCGGTAA